The following are from one region of the Canis lupus baileyi chromosome 25, mCanLup2.hap1, whole genome shotgun sequence genome:
- the NTF3 gene encoding neurotrophin-3 isoform X2 has protein sequence MSILFYVIFLAYLRGIQGNNMDQRNLPEDSLNSLIIKLIQADILKNKLSKQMVDVKENYQSTLPKAGAPRKPERGEPARSAFQPVMAMDTEVLRQQRRYSSPRVLLSDSTPLEPPPLYLMEDYVGNPVAANRTSRRKRYAEHKSHRGEYSVCDSESLWVTDKSSAIDIRGHQVTVLGEIKTGNSPVKQYFYETRCKEARPVKNGCRGIDDKHWNSQCKTSQTYVRALTSENNKLVGWRWIRIDTSCVCALSRKIGRT, from the coding sequence ATGTCCATCTTGTTTTATGTGATATTTCTCGCGTATCTCCGTGGCATCCAAGGTAACAACATGGATCAAAGGAATTTGCCTGAAGACTCGCTAAATTCCCTGATTATTAAGCTGATCCAGGCcgatattttgaaaaacaagctCTCCAAGCAGATGGTGGACGTTAAGGAGAACTACCAGAGCACCCTGCCCAAAGCAGGGGCCCCCCGCAAGCCCGAGCGCGGGGAGCCGGCCAGGTCGGCGTTCCAGCCGGTGATGGCAATGGACACCGAAGTGCTGCGGCAGCAGAGACGCTACAGCTCACCCCGGGTCCTGCTGAGTGACAGCACCCCCCTGGAGCCCCCTCCCTTGTATCTCATGGAGGATTACGTGGGCAACCCTGTGGCGGCCAACAGAACGTCTCGGAGGAAGAGGTACGCGGAGCATAAGAGTCACCGGGGGGAGTACTCCGTGTGCGACAGCGAGAGCCTGTGGGTGACCGACAAGTCATCGGCCATCGACATCCGCGGACACCAGGTCACGGTGCTGGGAGAGATCAAAACCGGCAACTCTCCCGtcaaacaatatttttatgaGACAAGATGTAAAGAAGCCAGGCCTGTCAAAAACGGTTGCAGGGGGATTGACGATAAACACTGGAACTCTCAGTGCAAAACGTCCCAAACCTACGTCCGAGCACTGACGTCAGAAAACAATAAACTGGTGGGCTGGCGGTGGATACGGATAGACACCTCCTGTGTGTGTGCCTTGTCAAGAAAAATCGGAAGAACATAG
- the NTF3 gene encoding neurotrophin-3 isoform X1, which produces MVTSATILQVNKVMSILFYVIFLAYLRGIQGNNMDQRNLPEDSLNSLIIKLIQADILKNKLSKQMVDVKENYQSTLPKAGAPRKPERGEPARSAFQPVMAMDTEVLRQQRRYSSPRVLLSDSTPLEPPPLYLMEDYVGNPVAANRTSRRKRYAEHKSHRGEYSVCDSESLWVTDKSSAIDIRGHQVTVLGEIKTGNSPVKQYFYETRCKEARPVKNGCRGIDDKHWNSQCKTSQTYVRALTSENNKLVGWRWIRIDTSCVCALSRKIGRT; this is translated from the coding sequence atCTTACAGGTGAACAAGGTGATGTCCATCTTGTTTTATGTGATATTTCTCGCGTATCTCCGTGGCATCCAAGGTAACAACATGGATCAAAGGAATTTGCCTGAAGACTCGCTAAATTCCCTGATTATTAAGCTGATCCAGGCcgatattttgaaaaacaagctCTCCAAGCAGATGGTGGACGTTAAGGAGAACTACCAGAGCACCCTGCCCAAAGCAGGGGCCCCCCGCAAGCCCGAGCGCGGGGAGCCGGCCAGGTCGGCGTTCCAGCCGGTGATGGCAATGGACACCGAAGTGCTGCGGCAGCAGAGACGCTACAGCTCACCCCGGGTCCTGCTGAGTGACAGCACCCCCCTGGAGCCCCCTCCCTTGTATCTCATGGAGGATTACGTGGGCAACCCTGTGGCGGCCAACAGAACGTCTCGGAGGAAGAGGTACGCGGAGCATAAGAGTCACCGGGGGGAGTACTCCGTGTGCGACAGCGAGAGCCTGTGGGTGACCGACAAGTCATCGGCCATCGACATCCGCGGACACCAGGTCACGGTGCTGGGAGAGATCAAAACCGGCAACTCTCCCGtcaaacaatatttttatgaGACAAGATGTAAAGAAGCCAGGCCTGTCAAAAACGGTTGCAGGGGGATTGACGATAAACACTGGAACTCTCAGTGCAAAACGTCCCAAACCTACGTCCGAGCACTGACGTCAGAAAACAATAAACTGGTGGGCTGGCGGTGGATACGGATAGACACCTCCTGTGTGTGTGCCTTGTCAAGAAAAATCGGAAGAACATAG